The DNA window cgagagggagtgtcagactcttactgactaaaaaccaccccgttccttctcctgcctttcgagccggagccccggtaaacccgctaggttgtccgcagttccggatgtATTTACAATCTACTCTGCCATTACTATACGGCTAATGACTGCAATATAACAGCCGTATCACCTAACGCAAACATCTCAGTGATCGCGATCCGCGTTACCAGACGACTGGTTTacgtaagtaattattttggatATCCGCCAAATAATAACCGGTTCCTATGGGTGGAGGTGCTTCCAGATTTGGCAGTATATCCCGTTGTATCGTATTTCCCATCTTCGTTTGCATTGAAAatacaaatcaattttattcaatagaCGTTTTATAGAATGCGCCAAATTAAACTGACTGGTTTGGGCGAAGACTCGGAAATGTAAGATAATCCTTGATAAAACTTGTTCAATGTGATTgttttttagggaacagagagtaaagttcactaagaaaaggaggatcctctgaccaggcgaggtgatcatgcctgccGGGTTTTCTGATcaaactgttgttcgttgggattttctatccatgtctATTCTCATCTTCaaatgtgcgatgtaggatatTTACGTGATCCGATGGTTTGTTTGTCGATGAtttgtgcgacttctgtcatctgtcacttgtcatgtgtcgccacaatttaattgtaataattatgaattgaaatgtgtgtgtgtacaaTCTTTCTTCTACCACTATCACTCATCAATAGCAAAAGTAAAGCAAAGAGAAACCAATCATTTATACCTACAAATATTCTCCTTTTCGTGAAGccatataaaatatagattCCCTTCAATCGTACATTTTACGTATCCAGAAGTTTTCCAAGTAGTTTTTATAGTTTACCAACAACTTGTTATACGTTTTTCTTACGGCCGTAAAATCTATGAAACATAAAACTAAGGCCCGGCGTTTCTACTGAGCGACTACAGTAAGTAAGCGTTTAGGGTCTAGTCACACACGAGGTAACACTTTACATTGAATTTATAGGGTCTTATTTTAACTAAAGGAAAAAAGGAAAGAGAAGGAATGTATAGATGCATGTAcaggattaaaataaaaacttgtagTTGTTTcacactattaaaaataaaaaaatacataactagaTAGAAAATCAGTCGACGTTGCCATATTATattgtcaaaatattattaactatttttagtTTATGTTCTGTTAGACGTCACTAtctgctgcggactacctagcgggttaacaaaggcttcggcacgaaaaccaggagtaggaacggtgtggtttttagttagtaagagtctgacactccctctcgctcgcgaggcgggagaagacattaaatgatttcccctcttaaaaaaaacgtgACTATCGTTCGACGAATctattaactttaaaaatctaatccgaatatagaatgtttttagtaacacataaattaaatagattttcgtAACTTCATCGATACGttttacaataaagtataaaagttATTTCTCTAGAACTAGTATGGTGGTTGAAACGAAGTCTTTGCAAGTGGCTCTAGTAGGTGCCACTAAAATGTAAGTGTGATGAGGCCCTTAGGGTGCAGTCTCACTATGTCGCAACAAACTATGCGTTCGCGTCGgaaatgtttcaaatattttaattgtaacgtGCCGTGTTGATAGAAGTTTGATGAAAAGGGTGTGGTGATGTCGTAGTTGGAAGTTGGCTTATGTTAGGGTGTAGAATATTAAAAGTAAGAGAAGCAAATGCCGTTGTACATAGTTTGAATTGTACGATGAATGGTAGaactttttgtttattgtgGTAGCGAATGTTTATAAATGGTTAGGATTTCTGTTTATACATCATTATGCTAACGTAATTATCATGGTTTAACTAATGATGCTAATTAGGTTTTTAAAGTATATGATAAGGCTTAAATTGAAAGTTAGTGGAAGTTCAAGTGTGTCAAGACCTCCctatttcttttatcttttttttaatggggaaaaatcgtccaattacttctcccgccttaggcgaggtgagagagagtgtcagactcttactgagctaaaaattaccccgttgctactcctgtttttcgagccggagccccggtaacccgctccGGATTTAATTTATCTGGATTtcattaaagtatttaaaagtgTAAGACTAAATACTGATGTGAAAGAAACAAATCTTGTTATTATTATCTTCTCTCTTTCCTGTGTTTGTGCAATGATACCTAATAGCAAAAGTGAACTTTTTTGAGGTTAGTTGCTACAGTCAAGTGAGTCTGAACCCTAAGCCAgtaccgatgacgtcacgaATCCTAGGGCAGAGTCGTAAAGTGCTGGTCGGCTGGCTATGAATTGTTTCCAAGTCGATTTACTCCGAGTACACAGTTACTGCGCAGTTAAAGGGTGTGCACTATGTACGGGGTTTAGTTACATAGGTATTTGAAAGTGAAAAAATGTAAGGAAACGAAAGAAACAATATAAATGCCTTTGGTTGTATATTGAAACTAGATATTTGGAAACAATGTCTGTTATacgacatattattatgtaactattgtgcaaacaaacaaaaatgcaAGGACCTAATAATTTtcactcatcatcatcattagcctataagtggcctctGTTggccaaatgcctcttctcatacagagaaggtttgagcattaatcaccacgcctgCTCAATGCGCGTTgttgatttcaaacttataattagaagttataagcgcaggtttcctcacgatgtttttctttaccgtttgtcagtggtgtctaaatattcttagaaagtaGATATAACTTTGCAAAAGTTATATTGATACTTCCCAgtggtaagtttcgaacccgcactctcatgcatgagaagcgggcgtcttaaaccttcgggccactACGACGCTTTTTCACTATTCGGTACCTAATATTTTAGTAGTTTAAATACAGGCAGTATAGTCTGATGACCCTATCGTCCTAGACATTATCCATAAGTGTAGTCTATCTAGGATTCAACAAACAACAAGCACTAATACTAAACTCTTGTTAATTTATACACGCTCTATAACATTACCGGGGATCACGTCCACCAGTTTATCCAGACCCCTGATTAGCTAAACATGGCGGTTGTTGTACACAGTTCTGTTTAAACCGAGGCCTTGGGGAGGAGGGGGTGGTTCAAGGATCACTGGTCAATGGCGACAGTAAAGTCGTAATTAGCACCTGCGTTTCGCTAAGTTTGCAACGCGTAACTTTACCCGAATCCCGAATGTTGACACACAAGGCACAGTGTCACAGTGGCGTACTCTGTGAACTGATACCGAAGTTAATACCGACACAGTGTCGCCATCTCGCGTGTTGCTGGAAAACTAAAGTTCAGTTCGGATTGCGGGACATCTAATTGTTTCGGAGTTAACGTTCTGTTAATTGAATGATTGAAGATTATTGGGAATTAGTAGTTTGTAGTAATGCCGTGTTTATGTACTTGTTgtataagttattattatatttgttataaacctaaTTTCGATAACGGTTTTAAAGCACAGAGGTAGGCATGGAATCTTTTTAAGTCCAAATATCAGCATGGAATCCTATTATGTCCCAATACAGGTGCACTctcaattttcttattttacttttttacttatttttcttatttaattttcacgCGATGAGCGTTTGGTCATTATCTCGCCTAGTTACTAAACTATGATGCAGATGTCCGGAGCGTCctgcaacctattcactcaggaaTTGAAGACACTTCAGTTTTACCTTTCTAAAAACCAAAATCTGAGCATTCTCCACAGTTATTGAACACTATTGAACAACTCAAGTCACAACTcataaacaacataaaacacacGCCGCCCACACAATTTCCTAACATTAACTTTTCCGCGCGCCTCTTGAACAAAAAGTCGCGATAAACGGGAACTTTACGCCCCACTCTCCTCACTTGCTCTCATTAAAAGTTGTAGTAGTTTTGACTAATTACTGAACGCGACATACGACTGATGTCTGCAATTTGTTACTGCAACTTTCCCCGTTTCTCCCCCGATATGCATAAAGTCTAGGGAATTCTGTGAAATCAATTTTACTGCGtgaatttatgttgttttttgagCACACGTCGAGTTcccgagtttttttttttattttgagaccAGTTAAATGGTGTTGTAGTTTTTGTATGAACGTGTAAAAAGTGTTCTACATTTAGTACATAGAAATACCTACATCAATAGCTAGTATTGCCGCTTATAAGTATTCCGAAACCTATTAAGTTAATTATTGCGTGTTACAGTAATGGCACCACTTGGCACCTCACTGCTAGGTGCTAATTAGTTCATTACCGTTATAGTGCGTCGGCATAATTGACGTATATACCTTACATGAATATGTATGTAACAAAACGCTAACAGCTGAAAAATAGTTAAAGAATTTATCTCAACGCAATCATTGTTTATGGACGTACTACACATCTTAAgaatgaaaaacaaattgtcACCCTGTGCTCAGGCAAGGGGAAAATTTTGTAAAACCGTAAGCGCGCCATCTGGGGGTGACACCCCGAACCAATTAAgagacaataaattaaattgaggCCTTCCTAATATCGGATCTCGATTAATAACGAAAAGCATCTGTTTAGAACTATGAAACAgtgattttgtacaaataaccaaaattactgcctcgttgctAGAGTGGTTGCacgtgcgactgccgagcaaggagTTCCAACTTCGATTCCCAGTTTAAACAAAGTGTTATTGGTATTTGTCGGTTTTTAAAATCTTCTAGAAAAGGTGAAATTCTTGTCAAAATACACAATAAGGCGATTCTCCTTGCATAGATTATACATGGCATTCATAGCATGACTTGTGAATAGTgagtattacaatattatacttttatggTTATGTTCCTCTCTGCCTATTGCTTTCGGGATTGAATTGAATtgtgacttatttttttttgaaaaatatcaaGTGTGTggacacttggattttctcctgttgcgtttacaaacatcttGTATGTTCACGCACAGagctcgaaacaacaatttatggctcacacaaagagttgttccatgcgggaattgaacccgctacatgtcgcgcggcagtcggttgcccagttaccgcgccaaccatacaggcattatatttaaaacaaattaacaaaCAGATTTTTGAACCAGAAAACTATGACAGACATTTATGACACTCCTTAATATTGATCccaaaataaagttaaaaaaaaaacaaatattttccgtTAAACAAGTATCGGTAAACAGTGCACAACCCTGTTCAGGCAGCAGTCAATTTGTGGCCATCGAGTGTTCTTTGAAACGATGGAAACCAGGTAGGGCCCTATATCCGGCCTTCTTTTGAGGCTCGCCATACCGTGAAATTGACTCGCCCGATTGTCTGTCCGATTTAAAAGACTTGTTTGGTGAACGATCGTATCTGGTGGCCGTTCTTTAGTAATTTCGATAATCTTGACTTTTATTTGAGGTAatcttttgttgtttgttttgtttttgtatgttgtatgtgGGGTTTTATGGTGTTGGTGGTCGTTCTTGCCATCCCGCGTTGATCACttcgtggtgattaatggtcaCACCTTCTCGGTGCGAGAAGAAGCCTAGTAGGCTGTCGATGTGATATTCGTTCTTTGAATCTAAACTTTGTAATGAGCTAATAGATTCTTATTCTATTAATATATAGCTAAGCACTTGCgtgaacattttcaaaaaatattaatcaaaaaaATGAAACTGTATAAAATTCAAAGTTAATGTCAAAGTTACAGTATTTTCTTACTATCTATAAGTGCTTTTATATTATCTACTAAGTACatgttccaaaatgtagataatATATGGAAAATAATGATCTAGAAACttcatcgttactctttttaattaCGCATAGTAAAAGTAGGACatctttgtaataaaaacaaatatattacagtaagattaataatttaatatcaaaatataattgtattattactcTAAATacgtttaagaaaataaaattcaatactgTATTTTTATCTCTAATTCATATTCAGGAAGTttcatatcaaaaatatttcacatttttaagTAAGATTGACGGTGTAAACACATCGCTTGTTTGTTTAGAAAAGATAAATTTAATAATGACGCAAAACGGTAGAATGGACGTCACTCTCACTACACTTGTTTAGTTAATCACTTACTTTCActaactaattaaaaactaatattacatGAGTATCACATATTTTTCACTGCCACAAATGATGTTCACAATTTTAGGCTAAAAGGAGAACATAGCTCTACAAAATCCTAACCGGTCACGTCGATAACCCATCGGGCATTGACTCGGCACTGCTATGAGCAGCCGAGAATGTGCCTTCACACAGTTCCCTTTATCATCCTTCTCAGTTCCTTCAGGACACCCAACTATAGCCTTGTCTTCAGCCCCCTCTGGTTCCACAACAATTTGCTTCCCATGATACTTCGGTTCTATAAGCTCCACGTCATCATTCAAACTGTCGATAGCATCAGTAACAAAAACCTCAGGTGCGTCAGTTCCCAAATCTTCCTCCACATAACCTGGTTCTTCGTATTTCGTCACGAATTTATCGTAAATACAATTCTTGAATAACAACATCACCTCGCTGAAGTACGACCTTACAAAGTTTGTCGCCTTTGACGGCTTACTATCTTCGattatttcgttttcgttcactTTGTTGAATGAGAATATCTTTATTCTGTTCACTAATACGTCTGCGAGCATCTCGTTCCACGTCAAAGGCTTCTCATCTTTCGGATCTTGGAaattttgcaattttcttaaGAGTGTCCTTTGTTCCTCTAAAATTTTAATGCTCGTGGTGTCTTGAATAAAACACTCTGTTTCTGCCATAAGTATGATTACGCCGACAATGTATATGGATTTCATGTTTTTGTCACTTTTGTACGGCGTGAACACAATGGTGTTGCGGACTGCCAGGCTTTACGAAGATAAGGTAAAAGCGTTTGCTCGGTACAACCGGTGTCAACAGTGTTCGCTCAGTGACTTCATTCATCTAGCATTATATCACATTCGAATAATTTCGTACGGATATACGCGCAAAAAACCTTTTACTAAATTTCTCTcggaataaaaaagaaacgttctggatttatgaaaacatttttacagAAATGAAATACAGATTTGATAATGTTCTATCATACGttcttatttgtaaaatgttggTTGTTATCTTTACATAGTTAGGAATGCTACTTCATCTCATAGTAATTATCTACGTAGCATTTTAACTTATTCtcaacaagaaaaaatatcaaaattttattatttaatttcaacacTTATTAAATATCCCTTTAGTTCACGACTGTACTGTACTGCACTATCAAATTGATAATGAAAGATAACAGCTAAACCAAATATTAACCGAGTGACGTTCGGTTAACGGAAAAAACTATTTACAGCACAAGTTAGTCgatgtaaacaaaatgtttataatcTCAAGTGGCCGAAATTGTACCAAGGACAGAGATATGATGGACTGTGGGTATATTTAGATATTGTGTACTGTCCGCTGTATTAAAGATTGATTTTGATAACCTTACTTAGTCAAAATTGAACGTAAAGTTCTGATAACAATTGGAACCTTCTCGATCACCTGGactggacgtcgatttcagggacagcCTGTATGTGTTCTAATTCGAAATTCATGTGGTAGTGCCACAACTTATTGTGATATAtggtaaaacattttaattttgttaaaaaaagagGTGATATAaaacagaaagaaagaaaaggacTTACATACACATTTATGCAGTTTTTGTTACACAGACCTTTATAATAGGGAGCGTGTCTGTTGCCAAAGACTCGGATTCATTTTAGATTCCAAGCTACTAATtgcaaaaaatatctaatagcTCATTAATGTTTTGTCCAACATAGAGAATGGGCTCAAATTTGGAAATAACGGTTACAGTCACAGGATCAAGAAGacaatcaaattttattttaaatgataaatgataaatgatatttatttctgtaaataggtcataaaataacacttttacacgtcaatatttcaaatagctagatgaggccggcatttcctatctgactactctgagaagaaatgccgaaacaaactcagaggtcacagtctcttttaaagtccagacaatgaaatagaggataatgtgagagaaccgtgcaagttggttctgtagtggtctttagaggaaagaaccacaacagtatgagcggacctgttcagatggccgtacgcatgtgtcagtttacaatcagctcagctaacggctgttgctgaatgatccgacgaacaataccaaccaaaagaacatttgggtaggtctcgtaaatgctcacactgtcagaatataattaactaaaagtgaaataactaagcaaactctcacacggtcctcagactaacaattttaaaaataatatgataaaaataaaaataaaaaatatcgaatgatattaatgtatatcatgtcaaattgtataaaaatgtaacttgtgttacaaacatgtcaacatgacctgtgtggacattataacggctcactcccaagcctgactatcatctaagtagtctttaattttataaaaagctttactatacagtttttctttaataacatttttaaatttattcaggctcaaactttgaatatcgctgggaattttattgtaaaagcgtatacattgacatctgaacgaaccacttattttcttaagtctagtagtgggaactatatatttgtttttacttctagtgtttatattatgtatatcacaatactttttgaataaattaatgtttttgtgagcatacactacattttcataaatgtattgagagggaacagtcaatatattaatttctttaaatagttccctaagagagtgcctcggactaagattataaattgatcgaatggctcttttctgcagcacaaagacagactgaatgtcagcagcatttccccacaggagaataccatatgacatgatactatgaaaataactaaagtatactaatcgcgctgtatttacatcggtcaaatttctaatttttttaacggcatatgctgcagagctgagccttttcgataacttatctacgtgtggagcccactgtagcttagcgtccagggttatacctaaaaagacagttgaatctacagggtccaactcctcgcccttgattagcacgctggttttcacatgtctaacatttggtgttgtgaatctaatgcatttagtttttgattcattaagtaacaaattattgGCACCAAACCAGcgaactatttttgagagagcactatttacatgatcactgactaattgtccacgtttaagtttaaacaataaagatgtatcatcagcaaacagtactatcccatggttatccttcacaaggtaaggtaaatcattaatataaataagaaagagaaacgggccgagaattgaaTTTAATCTCACGACCAGTCTCATCtcactatccggagctgcggtccatctaccggggctccggttctaagagtaggagtaggaactggctggttttaagtcagtaagagtctgatactccatTTCGTCCTCatccagggcgggagaagtcattggatgattccacCTCCCCCGTTAAAAAAGATACATACACTTTAACATTACTACAGCAACATTCATAAGATCAACAGTATCTTTTACGACGATAAGACGAGCATGTTATCATGGATTGGAGATGAATTGACATACAGAAGGACAATGTGAGGTTATAGAGATATGTATGTCTAAATAAACATGTAGTAAATGTCTTAGTATTCATGATAAGAGTTATCGTATTGTAGTAAAACCTACTTATAGTATCtattgttattttgattttattagtgAATCATGGTAATGTTTAGTTCTGTTTAGTTTGGgatgtaaaaacaaatatctaaatataatattgcattgcttctttttgagtggagaaaatcatccaatgagttgagtattagactcttactgactaaaaaccaccccgttcctactcatacttttcgagccggagccccggtaaacccgctaggtagtctgcagcttcggatcaatattgtattgttaagcCATCGTTTCAGCTTTTTATTGTTAGTGAAGAATATTATTCAGTTAGATTAGTATAATACACTtgcaaataaataggtattactAAACAGGTCCATAATACTAAAGTTTCATTCAATATCGTGACCTACACCTGtactgtaaattaaaaaaaaaacgaataagtAACAATTCTCGTAACTCAGGAATCAAAACCTTTGGATTAGAAATCACACTTGTAACCGTTCAACCGCCGAGGTAGGGTACAGCAATACCATTGAAAATGCAACAAACGATCGAATTTTATACCCTTTCATCGCGAGCACGCTAGGGTTGGCAGTATTTGATTACGCtccgatttttttttactaaaaatcttGTTAAAAGTGTACGAGctttttgatgaaatattgatggctaaatgtttttttattggctTTTTAAACTAGTCTGCTagtagtgtttgtttcatgttgaTGAACGTTAAGGTAAATTGCATTTATTTAggttattacttttttacttttaagttgatatatttttattttgttgcagaatatattaaaaaaaaccgttgCCCTATGCTAATATTttgctgtgtcgtgggtgcgtttacaaacataccagtTCGCATACACTTGATAGCCAGACCCAAAACGCAGTAAATTAGAATACAATGCAGTTATCTGGGATCCTCCTGAGAAGTTATATACACTTATGGTTGAAAGAATCCA is part of the Spodoptera frugiperda isolate SF20-4 chromosome 30, AGI-APGP_CSIRO_Sfru_2.0, whole genome shotgun sequence genome and encodes:
- the LOC118269728 gene encoding uncharacterized protein LOC118269728, whose protein sequence is MKSIYIVGVIILMAETECFIQDTTSIKILEEQRTLLRKLQNFQDPKDEKPLTWNEMLADVLVNRIKIFSFNKVNENEIIEDSKPSKATNFVRSYFSEVMLLFKNCIYDKFVTKYEEPGYVEEDLGTDAPEVFVTDAIDSLNDDVELIEPKYHGKQIVVEPEGAEDKAIVGCPEGTEKDDKGNCVKAHSRLLIAVPSQCPMGYRRDRLGFCRAMFSF